One window of Candidatus Brocadiaceae bacterium genomic DNA carries:
- a CDS encoding Zn-dependent exopeptidase M28 produces MDADETRRRTDRVDADRIRHDVFYLAKDPLPFRKLNYTVPGHEKCTLYEADDFLRRELEAAGWSVDAEGVQVQAFRCDASKPKAQQYSPPAPDDPWYTAYNLWARRQGRRHPDEIIQLCAHKDSQSWVDSPGAHDNAGGTAGLLELARVLADYEPERSLRLLFCNEEHTPWTSVAAARGCRARGDDLIAVLNCDGFGARSEAQAQADEKSNGIRYTCDESRWLADLIVEMNERYGIGLTQYVARRDRPGDDDGSFVNAGYASAVFHGGNGAGVYPYYHREDDVPEHVDVDSVRRLVQVTAATVLHLDRRGAPRV; encoded by the coding sequence ATGGACGCCGACGAGACGCGCCGCCGTACGGATCGTGTGGACGCGGACCGCATCCGCCATGACGTCTTCTACCTGGCGAAGGACCCGCTGCCGTTCCGGAAGCTGAACTACACGGTGCCCGGGCACGAGAAGTGCACGCTCTACGAGGCCGACGACTTCCTCCGGCGCGAGCTGGAGGCGGCCGGTTGGAGCGTGGACGCCGAGGGCGTGCAGGTGCAGGCGTTCCGCTGCGACGCCTCCAAGCCGAAGGCACAGCAGTACTCGCCGCCCGCGCCGGACGACCCGTGGTACACGGCCTACAACCTGTGGGCGCGCAGGCAGGGGCGGCGGCACCCGGACGAGATCATCCAGCTCTGCGCGCACAAGGACTCGCAGAGCTGGGTCGACTCGCCCGGCGCGCACGACAACGCCGGCGGCACCGCCGGGCTGCTGGAGCTGGCGCGGGTGCTCGCCGACTACGAGCCGGAGCGCTCCCTCCGGCTGCTGTTCTGCAACGAGGAGCACACGCCGTGGACGAGCGTCGCCGCCGCCCGGGGGTGCCGGGCGCGCGGCGACGACCTGATCGCGGTGCTCAACTGCGACGGGTTCGGCGCGCGGTCCGAGGCGCAGGCGCAGGCCGACGAGAAGTCGAACGGCATCCGCTACACGTGCGACGAAAGCCGGTGGCTGGCCGACCTCATCGTGGAGATGAACGAGCGCTACGGCATCGGCCTGACGCAGTACGTGGCCAGGCGCGACCGGCCGGGCGACGACGACGGCTCGTTCGTCAACGCCGGCTATGCCTCCGCCGTCTTCCACGGGGGAAACGGGGCGGGCGTCTATCCGTACTACCATCGCGAGGACGACGTGCCCGAGCACGTGGACGTGGACAGCGTGCGGCGGCTGGTCCAGGTGACGGCGGCGACGGTCCTGCACCTGGACCGCCGGGGCGCGCCGCGCGTGTGA
- a CDS encoding dihydroorotate dehydrogenase, whose translation MTPATPEIPVDLCGIRLRNPVILASGVLGVSRDLIARVAAAGAGAAIIKSVSLEPREGHRNPTVIAYEAGMLNAVGYANQGVEDAVREFEGVGDLPIPVFASAVGQDADEFARVAERLMGCGFAGLEVPLSCPHTPGYGTLAGHGTPEATERIARAVRNTTDRPVFVKLSPNVPAIGDLAVAALEGGADGISAVNTLGPGMVINVEARRPVLGFGVGGVSGPALRPVAVRCVFDVAVALREVDLEVPIIGVGGVAAGRDALEMIMAGASAVAVGTAVYQRGLGVFGTIARELADLCARLGIGSTAEVCGAALRHHKEPV comes from the coding sequence ATGACCCCGGCGACGCCCGAGATTCCCGTGGACCTGTGCGGCATCCGTCTGCGCAATCCCGTCATCCTGGCCAGCGGCGTCCTGGGCGTGTCCCGCGACCTGATCGCCCGCGTGGCCGCGGCGGGGGCGGGGGCGGCCATCATCAAGTCGGTGAGCCTGGAGCCGCGCGAGGGGCACAGGAACCCGACCGTCATCGCCTACGAAGCCGGCATGCTGAACGCGGTGGGCTACGCCAACCAGGGCGTGGAGGACGCCGTGCGGGAGTTCGAAGGCGTGGGCGACCTGCCCATCCCCGTGTTCGCCAGCGCCGTCGGGCAGGACGCCGACGAGTTCGCGCGCGTGGCCGAGCGGCTGATGGGCTGTGGGTTCGCGGGGCTGGAGGTTCCGCTCTCGTGCCCGCACACGCCGGGATACGGCACGCTGGCCGGCCACGGCACGCCCGAGGCGACCGAACGGATCGCCCGCGCCGTGCGCAACACGACCGACCGGCCGGTCTTCGTCAAGCTCTCGCCGAACGTGCCGGCCATCGGCGACCTGGCCGTGGCCGCGCTGGAGGGCGGGGCGGACGGCATCTCGGCGGTCAACACGCTCGGGCCGGGCATGGTCATCAACGTCGAGGCGCGGCGGCCCGTGCTGGGCTTCGGCGTCGGCGGCGTCTCGGGCCCGGCGCTCAGGCCCGTCGCCGTCCGTTGCGTCTTCGACGTGGCCGTCGCCTTGCGCGAGGTCGACCTGGAGGTGCCCATCATCGGCGTGGGCGGCGTGGCCGCCGGGCGCGATGCGCTGGAGATGATCATGGCGGGCGCCTCGGCCGTGGCGGTCGGCACGGCCGTCTACCAGCGGGGCCTCGGCGTGTTCGGCACGATCGCCCGCGAACTGGCGGACCTGTGCGCGCGCCTGGGGATCGGCTCGACGGCCGAGGTCTGCGGCGCCGCCCTGCGCCATCACAAGGAGCCCGTGTGA
- a CDS encoding DUF58 domain-containing protein — translation MSRYSRYFDPATLGSLSGLKVRARHIVEGYLTGLHRSPLHGRSVEFAEHRPYTPGHELRHVDWRLWARTDRFYVKLYEEETNVRAHFLVDASASMGYASGDCTKYACGAVLASSLACLLLMQQDAVGLALFDTEMRAQMPPSANPAALSVFCRLLEETAPGRPTQLADVAHAAADRLARRGLVVLVSDLLAPLPDVVSALRRLRYDGHSVVVVHVVDPAERDFPFDGPVRFEDMEGSGGIPAEARQVRAAYLDSFRRFRQSVEARCLQEGVDYVPADSDQPPAAVLGRLLTSRPGGY, via the coding sequence ATGAGCAGGTACAGCAGGTACTTCGACCCCGCGACGCTCGGTAGCCTGTCCGGCCTGAAGGTTCGGGCGCGGCACATCGTGGAGGGCTACCTGACCGGCCTGCACCGGAGCCCTCTGCACGGACGCAGCGTCGAGTTCGCCGAGCACCGCCCCTACACGCCCGGCCACGAGCTGCGCCACGTGGACTGGCGGCTGTGGGCACGCACGGACCGCTTCTACGTCAAGCTCTACGAAGAGGAGACGAACGTCCGCGCCCACTTCCTTGTGGACGCCAGCGCGTCGATGGGCTACGCGTCCGGGGACTGCACCAAGTACGCCTGCGGGGCCGTACTCGCCTCGTCGCTGGCCTGCCTGCTGCTGATGCAGCAGGACGCCGTGGGGCTGGCGCTGTTCGACACGGAGATGCGCGCGCAGATGCCGCCGTCGGCCAACCCGGCGGCGCTGTCCGTGTTCTGCCGGCTGCTGGAAGAGACCGCGCCCGGCCGCCCCACGCAACTGGCCGACGTGGCGCACGCCGCGGCGGACCGGCTGGCCCGGCGGGGCCTCGTGGTGCTCGTCAGCGACCTGCTGGCGCCCCTGCCCGACGTGGTCTCGGCCCTGCGCCGTCTGCGCTACGACGGGCACTCGGTGGTGGTCGTGCACGTGGTCGATCCGGCGGAGCGGGACTTCCCGTTCGACGGCCCCGTGCGCTTCGAGGACATGGAGGGCTCCGGCGGCATCCCGGCCGAGGCGCGGCAGGTCCGGGCGGCCTACCTCGACTCGTTCCGGCGGTTCCGGCAGTCGGTGGAGGCGAGGTGCCTGCAGGAGGGCGTCGACTACGTGCCGGCCGACTCCGACCAGCCCCCCGCCGCCGTGCTCGGCCGGCTCCTGACCTCCCGCCCGGGCGGGTACTGA
- the sppA gene encoding signal peptide peptidase SppA, translating into MTEPHADAPLNTAAGAAPAPLPAPQRRRRSFGTGCLVIAVAGACMGVLCLVAFVLLLAVALVGAGAQGVSGGLRIEEVPLSGRAGARKVVIVPVHGVLMRGAGSMALRDPVETLKTMLESAEADPKVAAVLLEVDSPGGAITACDVMYKQIRDYRGRTGVPVVACMHDVAASGGYYISCAADRILAHRTTLTGSIGVVMPMVNASGLLETVGVSDRTIKSGRFKDMGSVLAAKTEEEWQEEARIFQSVVQDMYERFVEVVATGRGMTPERVRELADGRIYTSSQAFMHGLIDGLGYEDDAIRAAAELANVDDYEVVRYVRMRSLVETLLAGAESQPVGLSALPGVLAAPRPMYLWCPQATFGSP; encoded by the coding sequence ATGACCGAGCCGCACGCAGATGCGCCGTTGAACACCGCCGCCGGTGCCGCGCCGGCCCCCCTGCCGGCGCCGCAGAGGCGCCGCCGCAGCTTTGGCACGGGGTGCCTTGTGATCGCCGTGGCGGGCGCCTGCATGGGCGTCCTGTGCCTCGTGGCCTTTGTGCTGCTGCTGGCGGTGGCGCTGGTGGGGGCCGGCGCTCAGGGCGTGTCCGGCGGCCTGCGGATCGAGGAGGTGCCCCTGTCCGGCCGGGCGGGTGCGCGGAAGGTGGTCATCGTGCCCGTGCACGGCGTGCTCATGCGCGGGGCCGGCTCGATGGCGCTCCGGGACCCCGTCGAGACGCTGAAGACGATGCTGGAGTCCGCCGAGGCCGATCCGAAGGTCGCCGCCGTGCTGCTGGAAGTGGACAGTCCGGGCGGGGCGATCACGGCCTGCGACGTGATGTACAAGCAGATCCGCGACTACCGGGGCCGCACGGGCGTTCCGGTCGTGGCCTGCATGCACGACGTGGCGGCCTCGGGCGGCTACTACATCAGTTGCGCGGCGGACCGCATCCTGGCGCACCGCACGACGCTCACGGGCAGCATCGGGGTCGTCATGCCCATGGTCAACGCCTCCGGCCTGCTGGAAACGGTCGGCGTCTCCGACCGTACGATCAAGAGCGGCCGGTTCAAGGACATGGGCTCGGTTCTGGCCGCGAAGACCGAAGAGGAGTGGCAGGAGGAGGCCCGCATCTTCCAGTCGGTCGTGCAGGACATGTATGAGCGGTTCGTGGAGGTCGTCGCCACCGGCCGCGGGATGACGCCGGAGCGGGTGCGCGAACTGGCCGACGGGCGCATCTACACCAGCAGCCAGGCGTTCATGCACGGCCTGATCGACGGGCTCGGCTACGAGGACGATGCGATTCGCGCCGCGGCCGAACTGGCCAACGTCGACGACTACGAGGTGGTGCGCTACGTGCGCATGCGCTCCCTGGTGGAGACGCTGCTGGCGGGCGCCGAGAGCCAGCCGGTCGGGCTGAGCGCGCTGCCGGGCGTCCTGGCCGCTCCCCGGCCGATGTACCTGTGGTGTCCGCAGGCGACGTTCGGGTCGCCGTAG
- a CDS encoding DUF72 domain-containing protein, giving the protein MRAGNAELYVGPAGWSYKDWEGIVYPQPKPRGFRPPQYLSRWFNTIELNNTFYRPPSAAHCARWVGDVDGRPGFLYTAKLWQRFTHERDGAWTDDEVRAFHDGIEPLREAGRLGALLMQFPWSFRYGARSEEHLKRLVGEFGDLPLVLEVRHRGWLQDQALRAVESLGVGFCNIDQPAFPSNLPLTSIAFGPVGYLRLHGRNVETWFAEGAGRDQRYDYLYKPAELDQVEAALRELADRVERLFVIANNHYRGQAVAAGLQVLQRFGHETDPPPGRVGELYGIP; this is encoded by the coding sequence ATGAGGGCGGGGAATGCCGAGTTGTACGTCGGACCGGCCGGATGGTCCTACAAGGACTGGGAGGGGATCGTCTACCCGCAGCCGAAGCCGCGCGGGTTCCGGCCGCCGCAGTATCTCAGCCGGTGGTTCAACACCATCGAGCTGAACAACACGTTCTACCGGCCGCCGAGCGCCGCCCACTGCGCCCGCTGGGTGGGGGACGTCGACGGGCGGCCGGGCTTCCTCTACACCGCCAAGCTCTGGCAGCGCTTCACCCACGAGCGCGACGGCGCATGGACCGACGACGAGGTGCGCGCGTTCCACGACGGCATCGAGCCGCTGCGGGAGGCCGGACGCCTCGGGGCGCTGCTGATGCAGTTCCCGTGGTCGTTCCGCTACGGCGCGCGCAGCGAGGAGCACCTGAAACGGCTCGTGGGCGAGTTCGGCGACCTGCCGCTCGTGCTCGAGGTGCGCCACCGGGGCTGGCTGCAGGACCAGGCCCTGCGCGCCGTCGAGTCGCTGGGCGTCGGGTTCTGCAACATCGACCAGCCGGCGTTCCCGAGCAACCTACCGCTGACGTCCATCGCCTTCGGCCCGGTCGGCTACCTGAGGCTGCACGGCCGCAACGTCGAGACGTGGTTCGCCGAAGGCGCGGGCCGCGACCAGCGCTACGACTACCTCTACAAGCCCGCCGAGCTGGACCAGGTCGAGGCGGCGCTCCGGGAGCTTGCCGACCGCGTCGAACGGCTGTTCGTCATCGCCAACAACCATTACCGCGGCCAGGCCGTCGCGGCGGGGCTCCAGGTGCTCCAGCGGTTCGGCCACGAGACGGACCCGCCGCCCGGCCGGGTCGGCGAACTCTACGGCATCCCGTGA
- a CDS encoding lysophospholipid acyltransferase family protein, producing MPILQQNVGFRLVGRLGSLAVRTFDATWRTESTGPPGVEQAFRSGSRLAIAAFWHRQIPGMLGHFRNSRVCVPVSEHRDGEYVAQVMRHYGIATVRGSSSRGGARLLRDMMAMVEQGYSPVLTPDGPRGPRFSVQPGIWMLARRTGMPVYPVGVAVREAWTARSWDAFVIPKPFTRIIVRFGPALHVADYPDRHAFCTALRRAMFEETAAAWRVLGTDAPL from the coding sequence ATGCCCATCCTGCAACAGAACGTCGGGTTCCGTCTGGTCGGCCGTCTCGGCAGCCTGGCGGTGCGCACGTTCGACGCCACGTGGCGCACGGAATCCACCGGCCCGCCGGGGGTGGAGCAGGCGTTCCGTTCGGGCTCCCGCCTGGCCATCGCCGCCTTCTGGCACCGGCAGATCCCCGGCATGCTGGGGCACTTCCGCAACAGCCGCGTCTGTGTGCCGGTCAGCGAGCATCGCGACGGCGAGTACGTGGCCCAAGTCATGCGGCACTACGGCATCGCCACGGTGCGCGGCTCGTCCTCCCGCGGCGGGGCCCGGCTGCTGCGCGACATGATGGCGATGGTCGAGCAGGGCTACAGCCCGGTGCTGACGCCGGACGGCCCGCGCGGGCCGCGGTTCTCCGTCCAGCCGGGCATCTGGATGCTGGCGCGGCGCACGGGCATGCCCGTCTACCCGGTCGGAGTGGCCGTGCGGGAGGCGTGGACGGCGCGCAGTTGGGACGCCTTCGTGATTCCGAAGCCGTTCACGCGCATCATCGTCCGCTTCGGGCCGGCGCTGCACGTGGCCGACTACCCGGACCGGCACGCGTTCTGCACGGCGCTGCGCCGGGCGATGTTCGAGGAGACGGCGGCCGCCTGGCGCGTGCTGGGGACGGACGCCCCGCTCTGA
- a CDS encoding dihydroorotate dehydrogenase electron transfer subunit translates to MPDERPPAGVRPALPVMLRVVEVCRENDEMVTVYLARADEAEAAAMGLELAAFVPGRFFMVWLPGLDEKPYAVSSLDAERVGLTVQQRGPFSTAMGALRPGERVGLRGPFGRGFWGLQDHGDGGRVALIGGGCGTGVVAPMRELLPQAAVVQGSRTAGVVLRLPALDGQVVFTDDGTEGCRGFPTEWLAAQLRAGALDAVYTCGPEAMMVGVATLCREAGVPCQVCMERYMKCGIGVCGQCECDGRRVCVEGPVFTTEELAEMPSFGRRRRDKAGRIIVLDSCPSGSQAAPS, encoded by the coding sequence ATGCCCGACGAACGTCCCCCCGCCGGCGTGCGCCCGGCGCTGCCCGTCATGCTCCGCGTCGTCGAGGTGTGCCGCGAGAACGACGAGATGGTGACGGTGTACCTGGCCCGGGCCGACGAGGCCGAGGCGGCGGCGATGGGCCTGGAGCTGGCGGCGTTCGTGCCGGGCCGGTTCTTCATGGTCTGGCTGCCGGGCCTGGACGAGAAGCCCTACGCCGTGAGCAGCCTGGACGCCGAACGAGTCGGCCTGACCGTGCAGCAGCGGGGCCCGTTCTCGACGGCGATGGGCGCCCTGCGCCCGGGCGAACGGGTGGGGCTGCGCGGGCCGTTCGGCCGGGGGTTCTGGGGCCTGCAGGACCATGGGGACGGCGGGCGCGTCGCCCTGATCGGCGGCGGCTGCGGCACGGGCGTGGTGGCGCCGATGCGGGAACTCCTGCCGCAGGCGGCCGTCGTCCAAGGCTCCCGCACCGCCGGCGTCGTGCTGCGCCTGCCGGCGCTCGACGGGCAGGTCGTTTTCACGGACGACGGGACGGAGGGCTGCCGGGGCTTCCCCACCGAATGGCTGGCCGCGCAGTTGCGCGCCGGTGCGCTGGACGCCGTCTACACGTGCGGGCCGGAGGCGATGATGGTCGGCGTGGCGACGCTCTGCCGCGAGGCGGGCGTGCCGTGCCAGGTCTGCATGGAGCGCTACATGAAGTGCGGCATCGGCGTCTGCGGGCAGTGCGAGTGCGACGGGCGGCGCGTCTGCGTCGAAGGCCCCGTCTTCACCACCGAGGAACTGGCCGAGATGCCGTCCTTCGGGCGCCGGCGGCGCGACAAGGCAGGCCGCATCATCGTTCTGGACAGTTGCCCGTCCGGGTCGCAGGCGGCGCCCTCGTAG
- the rpsU gene encoding 30S ribosomal protein S21, which produces MAKILVQPRESVKDALRRFKKLCDREGIVNRSKRVARFEKPSVQRRREKNERLKNIRKAQRAAR; this is translated from the coding sequence ATGGCTAAGATACTGGTGCAGCCGCGGGAGTCCGTGAAGGACGCTCTGCGGCGTTTCAAGAAGTTGTGCGATCGCGAAGGCATCGTGAACCGAAGCAAGCGCGTGGCACGATTCGAGAAGCCGTCCGTTCAGCGTCGTCGGGAGAAGAACGAACGGCTCAAGAACATCCGCAAGGCCCAGCGTGCGGCGCGTTGA
- a CDS encoding sulfite exporter TauE/SafE family protein encodes MWTYVAYCVVGLTTGFASALLGIGGGIVMVPMLLLLFHLPAKAAASTSLAYIVPVALTGTLLQWRRGEDIRWILVLMALPAGIIGAQLGTVTKSHISNTQLKVIFGLLMVVVGVRLSLGGWREMRNAAPPDVPAINVPAQSGDTGPGGEDAA; translated from the coding sequence ATGTGGACTTACGTGGCGTACTGTGTGGTCGGCCTGACGACGGGTTTCGCAAGCGCCCTTCTGGGAATCGGCGGCGGCATCGTCATGGTGCCGATGCTGCTCCTGCTGTTCCATCTGCCGGCCAAGGCGGCGGCGTCGACGTCCCTGGCCTATATCGTACCCGTGGCCCTGACCGGCACCCTGCTCCAGTGGCGGCGCGGTGAGGACATCCGGTGGATCCTCGTGCTGATGGCGCTGCCGGCCGGCATCATCGGCGCGCAACTGGGCACGGTGACCAAGTCGCATATCTCCAACACCCAACTGAAGGTCATCTTCGGCCTCCTGATGGTCGTTGTGGGCGTCCGGCTCAGCCTGGGCGGCTGGCGCGAGATGCGGAACGCCGCCCCGCCCGACGTGCCGGCGATCAACGTTCCCGCCCAGAGCGGCGACACCGGCCCCGGCGGCGAGGATGCCGCCTGA
- a CDS encoding cysteine--tRNA ligase, translating to MLKVYNSLGRELQEFKPLHEGFVGVYVCGPTVYGHSHLGHAKSYISFDVVVRYLRHRFPDCRVRYVQNITDVGHLLEDVGEDRVLKKARETGLQPMEVVEEFTRSYFEDMDALNVQRPDISPRASGHVPEQIKLVRTLLDRGHAYEVDGSVYFDVSSFPEYGRLSGRSAQDVTEAVRVEEREEKRRPADFAIWKRAEPAHIMRWSSPWGEGFPGWHAECSAMSMKYLGETVDIHGGGLDNIFPHHEDEVAQSEAATGRPFARYWLHNGMVTVNGQKMSKSLGNYITIKDAFSGDSPLGKPVRPMVLRYFILTSHYRSPMDISVEALDAAEKGLERIETTVARVRRMTGGAGQGDVPDEVAALVEDTRTKFLAEMDNDFNTAGALGVLSTFTREANRLLDEQPDMPQAALQAMDALYDELGGQVLGIVTAETAQGASAGIEAGLIEAMLDVREELRKAKQFELADRIRDRLGELGVEVKDGPDGAAWQWK from the coding sequence ATGCTGAAGGTCTACAACAGCCTGGGCCGTGAACTCCAGGAGTTCAAGCCGCTGCACGAGGGGTTCGTGGGCGTCTACGTCTGCGGGCCCACCGTGTACGGCCACAGCCACCTCGGTCACGCGAAGAGCTACATCAGCTTCGACGTGGTCGTGCGCTACCTGCGCCACCGCTTCCCCGACTGCCGTGTGCGCTACGTGCAGAACATCACGGATGTCGGCCACCTGCTGGAGGACGTAGGCGAGGACCGCGTGCTCAAGAAGGCGCGGGAGACCGGCCTCCAGCCGATGGAGGTCGTGGAGGAGTTCACGCGCAGCTACTTCGAGGACATGGACGCGCTGAACGTCCAGCGCCCGGACATCAGCCCGCGCGCCAGCGGCCACGTGCCGGAGCAGATCAAGCTCGTCCGGACTCTCCTGGACCGGGGGCACGCCTACGAGGTGGACGGCAGCGTCTACTTCGACGTGTCCAGCTTCCCCGAGTACGGCAGGCTGAGCGGACGCAGCGCGCAGGACGTCACCGAAGCCGTGCGCGTCGAGGAGCGGGAGGAGAAGCGCCGCCCGGCCGACTTCGCGATCTGGAAGCGCGCCGAGCCCGCCCACATCATGCGCTGGTCCAGCCCCTGGGGCGAGGGCTTCCCCGGCTGGCACGCGGAATGCTCCGCCATGTCCATGAAGTACCTCGGCGAGACGGTGGACATCCACGGCGGCGGGCTCGACAACATCTTCCCGCACCACGAGGATGAAGTCGCGCAGTCCGAGGCCGCCACCGGCCGGCCGTTCGCGCGCTACTGGCTGCACAACGGCATGGTCACCGTGAACGGCCAGAAGATGAGCAAGAGCCTCGGCAACTACATCACGATCAAGGACGCGTTCTCCGGCGACTCGCCGCTCGGCAAGCCGGTCCGGCCGATGGTGCTGCGCTACTTCATCCTCACCAGCCATTACCGGAGCCCGATGGACATCTCCGTCGAGGCGCTCGACGCAGCCGAGAAGGGCCTGGAACGGATCGAGACCACGGTGGCGCGCGTGCGCCGCATGACGGGCGGAGCCGGCCAGGGCGACGTGCCCGACGAGGTCGCCGCGCTCGTCGAGGACACGAGGACGAAGTTCCTCGCCGAGATGGACAACGACTTCAACACCGCCGGCGCGCTCGGCGTGCTGAGCACGTTCACGCGCGAGGCGAACCGGCTCCTGGACGAGCAGCCCGACATGCCGCAGGCCGCCCTGCAGGCGATGGACGCGCTCTACGACGAACTCGGCGGGCAGGTGCTCGGGATCGTCACCGCCGAGACGGCGCAGGGCGCCAGCGCCGGCATCGAGGCGGGGCTGATCGAGGCGATGCTCGACGTGCGCGAGGAACTCCGCAAGGCAAAGCAGTTCGAGCTGGCCGACCGGATCCGCGACCGGCTCGGCGAACTGGGCGTCGAGGTGAAGGACGGGCCCGACGGGGCCGCGTGGCAGTGGAAATAG
- a CDS encoding MoxR family ATPase has protein sequence MPQAAHAPLCGDDHDSVRKLQTAYERIRAAVSGVVVGQDDVIEQMVTCVLASGHAILEGVPGLAKTLMVRTLADCLSLSFRRIQFTPDLMPGDITGTEVIEENRSTGGRETRFLQGPIFANVVLADEINRTPPKTQAALLEAMQERQVTAGGRRFELPAPFVVLATQNPIEQEGTYPLPEAQQDRFMFKILVPYPSWDEEFAVMRGTGARAPRPEPVLDAREILELQDLVARVPVADYVVHYAMRLARATRVGHDETPAFIAEWVRWGVGPRACQQMIQAARARALLRGRPYAGAEDIDAVAAPIMRHRLVTTFTAASEGVTPDDVVARLIEHTPAHDGDLSHDEQVQQVLRPRDAR, from the coding sequence ATGCCTCAAGCGGCGCACGCCCCGCTCTGCGGCGATGACCACGACTCCGTCCGGAAGCTGCAGACGGCCTACGAGAGGATCCGCGCGGCCGTCTCCGGCGTCGTTGTCGGACAGGACGACGTGATCGAGCAGATGGTCACGTGCGTCCTGGCCTCCGGCCATGCCATCCTGGAGGGCGTGCCGGGGCTGGCCAAGACGCTGATGGTCCGCACGCTGGCCGACTGCCTGTCGCTGAGCTTCCGCCGCATCCAGTTCACTCCGGACCTGATGCCGGGCGACATCACGGGCACGGAGGTCATCGAGGAGAACCGATCGACCGGCGGCCGCGAGACGCGCTTCCTGCAGGGGCCGATCTTCGCCAACGTCGTGCTGGCCGACGAGATCAACCGGACGCCTCCGAAGACGCAGGCCGCGCTGCTGGAAGCGATGCAGGAGCGGCAGGTCACGGCGGGCGGTCGCCGCTTCGAGCTGCCCGCGCCGTTCGTCGTGCTGGCCACGCAGAACCCCATCGAGCAGGAGGGCACGTACCCGCTGCCGGAGGCCCAGCAGGACCGGTTCATGTTCAAGATCCTGGTGCCCTACCCGTCCTGGGACGAGGAGTTCGCCGTGATGCGCGGGACGGGCGCGCGGGCGCCCCGGCCGGAACCGGTGCTCGACGCCCGCGAGATACTGGAGCTGCAGGATCTGGTCGCGCGCGTGCCGGTCGCCGACTACGTGGTCCACTACGCCATGCGCCTGGCGCGCGCCACGCGGGTCGGCCACGACGAGACGCCGGCGTTCATCGCCGAATGGGTGCGCTGGGGCGTCGGGCCGCGCGCCTGCCAGCAGATGATCCAGGCGGCGCGTGCGCGCGCGCTGCTGCGCGGCCGGCCGTATGCCGGCGCGGAGGATATCGACGCGGTGGCGGCGCCGATCATGCGCCATCGGCTCGTAACCACGTTCACGGCCGCCAGCGAAGGGGTCACGCCGGACGACGTCGTCGCCCGGCTGATCGAGCACACGCCGGCCCACGACGGGGATCTCTCGCACGATGAGCAGGTACAGCAGGTACTTCGACCCCGCGACGCTCGGTAG